Proteins encoded together in one Plectropomus leopardus isolate mb chromosome 19, YSFRI_Pleo_2.0, whole genome shotgun sequence window:
- the l3mbtl2 gene encoding lethal(3)malignant brain tumor-like protein 2 isoform X1: MPYHCVAYGCGKTSEDGVILFKFPKDPEEFCKWEKQVQRTRTQWIATPNSHLCSEHFGREYFDSKPPTGALKLKPGAAPTVFLRPHCSYCNGKGCSSCLPAIQHRGIIAEPRERTAEQNKITPIHFGSADGGGDEAHLTRGGMKLGKDREEQPVVCEMCGTSGTRSTFFSKSKRFCSISCSRSYSSNSKKSSILARLQGRPPTKKATVLNKVNKTPPAPTGQDALNAGFEWGAYLEKETSLAASVSCFRHVPLCSQWDDITLGLKVEVLNTNAVLPSKVYWIATVIQIAGYKALLRYEGFEHDSSHDFWCSLVSGELNPIGWCAMTSKLLVPPQGVKQDIPDWKEYLMKKLVGANTLPVDIYLKLAESMKTSFRIGMRVEVVDPRHVSRTRVATIDSIIGGRLRLVYADQSDAPENTISDFWCHMWSPLLHPIGWSSNVGHAIKAPANSAEASASFWKGISDSSFLLFKRPRFVYMEGGFFEEGMKLEAIDPLNLGSICVATVHKVLLDGYLMVGIDGTITNDGSDWFCYHASSHAILPIDFCKKNNIPLTVPQGYDSQTFTWDKYLKDTGAKAAPARLFNADYPGHGFSPNMKLEAVDLMEPRLLCVATVKRCVGRLLLIHFDGWEDEFDQWVDHQSPDIYPVGWCDLMGYQLQPPPGLVDLVETQVAQNKKQRHFIYGKKRKKHNAKKRLSQEQAKDDAGQQQQPWVASTDSPQKQKDLSFPSKVSLVQPKTEPEEQEIFSVQVKVEEVEMETPIDPPDNGQQVPLGLLKKEGGEESESGLHRTSENVEHENTKQGESAAGRSEELLEERFSGESNKEQSEKMGVEAGSQGEDSTMDETSEQDTTGEAAEMET, from the exons ATGCCTTACCACTGTGTGGCTTACGGATGCGGCAAAACTTCAGAAGATGGTGTGATACTTTTTAAATTCCCCAAGGACCCTGAGGAGTTTTGCAAATGGGAGAAGCAGGTCCAGCGCACCCGCACCCAGTGGATCGCCACTCCCAACTCGCACCTCTGCAGCGAGCATTTTGGCAGGGAGTACTTTGACTCCAAACCACCCACAGGAGCTCTGAAGCTGAAACCAGGAGCTGCTCCAACAGTGTTCCTCCGTCCACACTGTTCCTACTGCAATGGAAAGGGCTGCAGTAGCTGCCTGCCTGCTATCCAACATCGGGGGATCATTGCTGAACCAAGAGAGCGTACT gcagaacagaataaaataacGCCTATTCATTTTGGTAGTGctgatggaggaggtgatgaAGCACACCTGACAAGAGGAGGGATGAAGTTGggaaaagacagagaagaacAACCAG tgGTGTGTGAGATGTGTGGCACCAGCGGCACCAGAAGCACCTTCTTTTCGAAGAGCAAGCGTTTCTGCAGTATTTCCTGCTCACGTTCCTACTCATCAAACTCCAAGAAGTCCTCCATACTGGCACGCCTGCAG GGACGGCCCCccacaaaaaaagccacagtgCTGAACAAGGTGAACAAAACCCCTCCAGCCCCGACAGGACAGGATG CACTGAATGCAGGTTTCGAATGGGGTGCCTACCTGGAGAAGGAAACATCTCTGGCTGCATCAGTTTCCTGCTTCAGACAT GTTCCCCTGTGCTCCCAGTGGGATGACATTACTTTGGGGTTGAAGGTGGAGGTCCTGAACACAAATGCAGTCCTGCCCAGTAAAGTCTACTGGATCGCGACTGTCATCCAGATTGCAG GATACAAAGCCCTGTTGAGATATGAAGGCTTTGAGCACGACAGCAGCCATGATTTTTGGTGCAGCCTCGTTTCGGGAGAGCTGAACCCGATCGGATGGTGCGCTATGACGAGCAAGCTGCTGGTGCCACCACAAG GTGTGAAGCAGGACATCCCAGACTGGAAGGAGTATCTGATGAAGAAGCTGGTGGGGGCCAACACTCTACCTGTTGACATCTACCTGAAG TTGGCAGAAAGCATGAAGACATCTTTCAGGATCGGTATGCGCGTGGAAGTGGTGGACCCCAGACACGTGAGTCGGACACGCGTGGCCACCATAGACTCGATTATTGGTGGCCGTCTGCGGCTTGTGTATGCAGACCAAAGCGACGCCCCCGAAAACACCATCTCTGACTTCTGGTGCCACATGTGGAGTCCCCTCCTGCACCCAATCGGCTGGTCCAGCAATGTGGGTCATGCCATCAAAGCACCTG CAAACAGTGCAGAAGCTTCTGCCAGTTTTTGGAAGGGTATTAGTGACAGTTCATTCCTGCTTTTTAAAAGG CCTAGATTTGTTTACATGGAGGGAGGTTTCTTCGAGGAAGGAATGAAGCTGGAGGCCATTGACCCTCTGAACCTAGGAAGCATCTGTGTGGCCACTGTACACAAG GTGCTGTTAGACGGCTACCTGATGGTGGGTATAGATGGCACCATAACAAACGACGGCTCTGATTGGTTTTGCTATCACGCCTCTTCTCACGCCATCCTTCCCATCGACTTCTGCAAAAAGAATAACATTCCTCTCACTGTACCTCAAG GTTATGACTCTCAGACCTTTACGTGGGACAAATACCTGAAGGACACCGGAGCCAAAGCTGCACCAGCTCGACTGTTCAATGCT GACTACCCAGGTCACGGCTTCTCTCCCAACATGAAGCTGGAGGCGGTGGACTTGATGGAGCCGCGCCTGTTGTGTGTCGCCACAGTGAAGCGTTGCGTCGGCCGCCTGCTGCTTATCCACTTTGACGGCTGGGAGGACGAGTTTGACCAGTGGGTTGACCACCAGTCTCCAGACATTTACCCTGTTGGCTGGTGCGACCTCATGGGCTATCAGCTCCAGCCGCCTCCTGGACTCG ttGATCTAGTGGAAACCCAGGTAGCACAGAACAAGAAACAGAGGCACTTTatatatgggaaaaaaa GAAAGAAACATAATGCAAAGAAGAGGCTTTCCCAGGAGCAAGCTAAAGACGATGctggtcagcagcagcagccttgGGTTGCTAGCACTGATAGTCCTCAAAAGCAGAAAGATCTCAGTTTTCCTTCAAAAGTGTCTCTTGTCCAACCCAAGACTGAGCCAGAGGAGCAGGAGA TCTTTTCAGTGCAGGTCAaagtggaggaggtggagatggAGACCCCTATTGATCCTCCAGACAATGGTCAACAAGTCCCTCTGGGTCTATTgaaaaaagagggaggggaggagagcgAGTCGGGACTACATCGCACCTCGGAAAATGTAgaacatgaaaatacaaaacagggTGAAAGTGCCGCAGGAAGAAGTGAAGAGTTGTTGGAAGAGCGCTTTAGTGGTGAAAGCAACAAGGAGCAGAGTGAAAAGATGGGTGTAGAGGCAGGGAGCCAGGGAGAGGACAGCACCATGGATGAAACATCAGAGCAGGACACAACAGGAGAGGCTGCAGAAATGGAGACATGA
- the l3mbtl2 gene encoding lethal(3)malignant brain tumor-like protein 2 isoform X2, producing the protein MVHKCCVEACWNTKRPNLAFHRFPVGDPERLRQWLVALNMEVNTPLHVVNKLFVCQKHFEPDDYHDVLCQQSRRARLLKNSAVPTTHFRNTHSSEPGDPRTSVTYLDHLGRPPTKKATVLNKVNKTPPAPTGQDALNAGFEWGAYLEKETSLAASVSCFRHVPLCSQWDDITLGLKVEVLNTNAVLPSKVYWIATVIQIAGYKALLRYEGFEHDSSHDFWCSLVSGELNPIGWCAMTSKLLVPPQGVKQDIPDWKEYLMKKLVGANTLPVDIYLKLAESMKTSFRIGMRVEVVDPRHVSRTRVATIDSIIGGRLRLVYADQSDAPENTISDFWCHMWSPLLHPIGWSSNVGHAIKAPANSAEASASFWKGISDSSFLLFKRPRFVYMEGGFFEEGMKLEAIDPLNLGSICVATVHKVLLDGYLMVGIDGTITNDGSDWFCYHASSHAILPIDFCKKNNIPLTVPQGYDSQTFTWDKYLKDTGAKAAPARLFNADYPGHGFSPNMKLEAVDLMEPRLLCVATVKRCVGRLLLIHFDGWEDEFDQWVDHQSPDIYPVGWCDLMGYQLQPPPGLVDLVETQVAQNKKQRHFIYGKKRKKHNAKKRLSQEQAKDDAGQQQQPWVASTDSPQKQKDLSFPSKVSLVQPKTEPEEQEIFSVQVKVEEVEMETPIDPPDNGQQVPLGLLKKEGGEESESGLHRTSENVEHENTKQGESAAGRSEELLEERFSGESNKEQSEKMGVEAGSQGEDSTMDETSEQDTTGEAAEMET; encoded by the exons ATGGTGCACAAGTGTTGCGTTGAAGCCTGCTGGAACACGAAACGTCCGAACCTCGCCTTCCACCGGTTTCCAGTCGGAGACCCGGAGAGACTGAGGCAATGGCTGGTGGCTCTGAACATGGAAGTAAACACTCCGCTGCACGTCGTCAACAAGCTGTTCGTCTGCCAGAAGCACTTCGAGCCGGACGACTACCACGACGTCCTGTGCCAGCAGTCCCGCCGGGCCCGGCTCCTCAAGAACAGCGCCGTCCCCACCACCCATTTCAGAAACACGCACTCCTCCGAGCCAGGTGACCCCAGAACCAGCGTCACTTACCTGGATCACCTG GGACGGCCCCccacaaaaaaagccacagtgCTGAACAAGGTGAACAAAACCCCTCCAGCCCCGACAGGACAGGATG CACTGAATGCAGGTTTCGAATGGGGTGCCTACCTGGAGAAGGAAACATCTCTGGCTGCATCAGTTTCCTGCTTCAGACAT GTTCCCCTGTGCTCCCAGTGGGATGACATTACTTTGGGGTTGAAGGTGGAGGTCCTGAACACAAATGCAGTCCTGCCCAGTAAAGTCTACTGGATCGCGACTGTCATCCAGATTGCAG GATACAAAGCCCTGTTGAGATATGAAGGCTTTGAGCACGACAGCAGCCATGATTTTTGGTGCAGCCTCGTTTCGGGAGAGCTGAACCCGATCGGATGGTGCGCTATGACGAGCAAGCTGCTGGTGCCACCACAAG GTGTGAAGCAGGACATCCCAGACTGGAAGGAGTATCTGATGAAGAAGCTGGTGGGGGCCAACACTCTACCTGTTGACATCTACCTGAAG TTGGCAGAAAGCATGAAGACATCTTTCAGGATCGGTATGCGCGTGGAAGTGGTGGACCCCAGACACGTGAGTCGGACACGCGTGGCCACCATAGACTCGATTATTGGTGGCCGTCTGCGGCTTGTGTATGCAGACCAAAGCGACGCCCCCGAAAACACCATCTCTGACTTCTGGTGCCACATGTGGAGTCCCCTCCTGCACCCAATCGGCTGGTCCAGCAATGTGGGTCATGCCATCAAAGCACCTG CAAACAGTGCAGAAGCTTCTGCCAGTTTTTGGAAGGGTATTAGTGACAGTTCATTCCTGCTTTTTAAAAGG CCTAGATTTGTTTACATGGAGGGAGGTTTCTTCGAGGAAGGAATGAAGCTGGAGGCCATTGACCCTCTGAACCTAGGAAGCATCTGTGTGGCCACTGTACACAAG GTGCTGTTAGACGGCTACCTGATGGTGGGTATAGATGGCACCATAACAAACGACGGCTCTGATTGGTTTTGCTATCACGCCTCTTCTCACGCCATCCTTCCCATCGACTTCTGCAAAAAGAATAACATTCCTCTCACTGTACCTCAAG GTTATGACTCTCAGACCTTTACGTGGGACAAATACCTGAAGGACACCGGAGCCAAAGCTGCACCAGCTCGACTGTTCAATGCT GACTACCCAGGTCACGGCTTCTCTCCCAACATGAAGCTGGAGGCGGTGGACTTGATGGAGCCGCGCCTGTTGTGTGTCGCCACAGTGAAGCGTTGCGTCGGCCGCCTGCTGCTTATCCACTTTGACGGCTGGGAGGACGAGTTTGACCAGTGGGTTGACCACCAGTCTCCAGACATTTACCCTGTTGGCTGGTGCGACCTCATGGGCTATCAGCTCCAGCCGCCTCCTGGACTCG ttGATCTAGTGGAAACCCAGGTAGCACAGAACAAGAAACAGAGGCACTTTatatatgggaaaaaaa GAAAGAAACATAATGCAAAGAAGAGGCTTTCCCAGGAGCAAGCTAAAGACGATGctggtcagcagcagcagccttgGGTTGCTAGCACTGATAGTCCTCAAAAGCAGAAAGATCTCAGTTTTCCTTCAAAAGTGTCTCTTGTCCAACCCAAGACTGAGCCAGAGGAGCAGGAGA TCTTTTCAGTGCAGGTCAaagtggaggaggtggagatggAGACCCCTATTGATCCTCCAGACAATGGTCAACAAGTCCCTCTGGGTCTATTgaaaaaagagggaggggaggagagcgAGTCGGGACTACATCGCACCTCGGAAAATGTAgaacatgaaaatacaaaacagggTGAAAGTGCCGCAGGAAGAAGTGAAGAGTTGTTGGAAGAGCGCTTTAGTGGTGAAAGCAACAAGGAGCAGAGTGAAAAGATGGGTGTAGAGGCAGGGAGCCAGGGAGAGGACAGCACCATGGATGAAACATCAGAGCAGGACACAACAGGAGAGGCTGCAGAAATGGAGACATGA